From the genome of Leptolyngbya iicbica LK, one region includes:
- the fni gene encoding type 2 isopentenyl-diphosphate Delta-isomerase has product MTASSLTSVANDLVAAAPETQQRKADHIRVCLEQDVQCQQITTGLEKYRFEHCCLPELDWDRLNVSSQFLGKSLGAPLLISSMTGGTEQARLINTRLAIAAQTFGFAMGVGSQRVAVEAPDVMETFAIRRYAPDALLFANLGAVQLNYGYGLAECQRVVDGLEADALILHLNPLQESVQTRGDRNFHGLLNKIATLCQRLPVPIIAKEVGNGISAAMAQKLINAGVAAIDVAGAGGTSWAKVEGGRATDPRQRRLGQTFADWGLPTAACVTQIRAVALEIPLIASGGIRNGLQVAKAIALGADLVGLAHPFLLAANDSEESVALLAECLLEELRTVLLCTGNPDFTALRQSNSLKLV; this is encoded by the coding sequence ATGACTGCTTCCTCCTTGACTTCTGTTGCCAATGATCTCGTAGCAGCGGCCCCCGAAACCCAACAGCGCAAAGCCGATCACATTCGCGTCTGCTTAGAGCAAGATGTGCAGTGCCAGCAAATTACTACTGGATTAGAAAAGTATCGCTTTGAGCACTGCTGCCTGCCCGAGCTGGACTGGGACAGGCTGAACGTATCGAGCCAGTTTTTGGGCAAGTCATTAGGCGCTCCCTTATTGATTTCTTCCATGACGGGGGGCACAGAGCAAGCGCGGCTGATTAACACGCGGCTCGCGATCGCGGCCCAAACCTTTGGCTTCGCGATGGGCGTCGGCTCTCAGCGGGTGGCCGTAGAAGCGCCGGACGTGATGGAAACCTTTGCCATCCGGCGGTACGCTCCGGATGCCCTGCTGTTTGCCAATTTGGGCGCCGTGCAGCTCAACTATGGCTACGGCTTGGCGGAGTGTCAGCGGGTGGTGGATGGCCTCGAAGCGGACGCGCTGATTCTGCATTTGAATCCCCTGCAAGAAAGCGTGCAAACGCGGGGCGATCGCAACTTTCACGGCCTGTTGAACAAAATTGCCACCCTGTGTCAGCGATTGCCCGTGCCGATCATTGCCAAGGAAGTGGGCAACGGCATTTCAGCAGCGATGGCCCAAAAACTCATTAATGCTGGAGTTGCCGCTATTGATGTCGCCGGGGCGGGGGGCACCTCATGGGCCAAGGTGGAGGGCGGTCGGGCTACCGATCCGCGTCAGCGACGACTGGGGCAAACCTTTGCCGATTGGGGCCTACCCACGGCAGCGTGTGTGACCCAGATCCGCGCCGTCGCTCTAGAGATTCCTTTGATTGCCTCAGGCGGCATTCGCAACGGCTTGCAGGTTGCTAAAGCGATCGCCCTCGGAGCGGACTTAGTGGGTCTAGCACATCCGTTTTTGCTCGCGGCCAACGACTCCGAAGAGAGTGTGGCTTTGCTTGCCGAGTGCTTGCTAGAAGAGTTGCGCACCGTGTTGCTCTGCACGGGCAACCCTGACTTCACCGCACTCCGGCAATCAAACTCCCTAAAACTCGTTTGA
- a CDS encoding MBOAT family O-acyltransferase has protein sequence MTLPSILYGLFLLSVVGLYWALARRSLRTWLLLIASIVFYTSLQVHYVPLMLALVAINFWLGRILQMPADWRVSNEQWQMAEQQWYRRRRYWLTFGVGLNVLLLLGFKYVETWLKWLVPEGFNPDVADGSWLAIAFPLGLSFFTFECIAYLVDVYRGAPATNSLPEFAAYKLYFPKLISGPITRFHSFTSQLTSQPSLNFSWAVEGLWLIGIGAVKKVLIADHIGTLVNLSLDNLERAGSWDLWLAIFAYGLQLYLDFSGYVDVARGSALLMGINLPQNFNFPYMTTSIADFWRRWHMTLGDWLRNYLYFPLGGSRKGLSRTAINLMIVMLIAGVWHGNTWGFVIWGGIHGLALIVHRLNHAIAQGWQPLQQFWQQPWGVVTAWAATQFLVFFSWLFFRLPEPRQFTLALQKLWGVNSDAQFAQKVYVESLGLTAPQLWSLLWLLVGVMMFLYFAQREFKLQLNWPVKLLLVPLMLFTAWQLAPSETLSYIYFDF, from the coding sequence ATGACCTTACCTTCGATTCTGTATGGCCTATTTTTGCTCAGCGTCGTGGGTCTGTATTGGGCGCTAGCCCGACGATCGCTGCGGACGTGGCTGTTGCTGATTGCCAGCATCGTATTTTACACCTCGCTGCAAGTTCACTACGTGCCGCTAATGCTCGCCCTGGTGGCGATCAACTTTTGGCTAGGACGAATATTGCAAATGCCCGCCGACTGGCGCGTCTCCAACGAGCAGTGGCAAATGGCCGAGCAGCAGTGGTATCGGCGACGGCGTTATTGGCTGACCTTTGGTGTCGGCCTCAATGTGTTGCTGCTCCTGGGGTTCAAATATGTGGAAACCTGGCTCAAATGGCTCGTGCCCGAGGGCTTTAATCCTGACGTGGCGGATGGTAGTTGGCTCGCGATCGCCTTTCCGCTCGGCCTCAGCTTTTTCACCTTTGAATGCATCGCTTACCTGGTCGATGTCTATCGCGGTGCCCCTGCCACCAATAGCCTGCCGGAGTTTGCCGCTTACAAGCTGTACTTTCCCAAACTGATCTCTGGGCCGATTACCCGCTTCCACAGCTTTACCAGCCAGTTGACCAGCCAACCCAGCCTGAATTTTAGTTGGGCGGTGGAAGGGCTGTGGCTCATCGGCATCGGGGCGGTGAAAAAAGTCCTCATTGCGGATCACATCGGTACCCTCGTCAACCTGAGTTTGGATAATTTGGAACGGGCCGGGAGTTGGGATCTCTGGCTCGCCATCTTTGCTTATGGCTTGCAGCTCTATCTCGATTTCAGCGGCTATGTGGATGTCGCGCGCGGCAGCGCCTTGCTAATGGGCATTAACCTGCCGCAAAACTTCAATTTTCCCTACATGACCACCAGCATCGCCGACTTTTGGCGACGGTGGCACATGACCCTGGGTGATTGGTTGCGTAATTACCTGTATTTCCCGCTCGGCGGCTCTCGCAAGGGGTTATCCAGAACGGCTATCAACCTGATGATTGTGATGTTGATTGCTGGCGTGTGGCATGGCAATACCTGGGGCTTTGTGATCTGGGGCGGTATTCACGGTCTGGCGCTCATCGTGCATCGGCTGAATCACGCGATCGCTCAAGGTTGGCAGCCCTTGCAGCAATTTTGGCAGCAACCTTGGGGAGTGGTCACCGCCTGGGCCGCGACCCAATTTCTGGTGTTCTTTAGCTGGCTCTTTTTCCGCCTGCCAGAACCCCGGCAATTTACCCTGGCGCTGCAAAAGCTGTGGGGCGTCAACAGTGACGCGCAATTTGCCCAAAAGGTCTATGTCGAATCCCTGGGTTTAACTGCGCCCCAGCTCTGGAGCCTGCTCTGGCTGCTGGTCGGCGTGATGATGTTCCTCTATTTTGCGCAGCGCGAGTTCAAGCTCCAGCTCAACTGGCCGGTTAAGTTACTGCTGGTGCCGCTGATGCTCTTCACGGCGTGGCAACTTGCTCCCAGTGAGACCCTTTCATACATTTATTTCGACTTCTAA
- a CDS encoding TonB-dependent receptor encodes MTAKPFTKPPMPNAEQSLNDWIAHLFASNARVQMRLRGNVLHVLTETPHRLHQSGAVTRLVDALMHHPAGTDVITTVYPQAYQLYIYSRRRGHSQPDWTAPIYLNRLEHHQVQLQQQAGASLKIADAVQHDGAAPNGVPSGVNDPLPDDSTTAIVLSHLSLAKQGDADAIAWYLSEVLSSLDVGVWVSVRAASRPVPGHPDATTDTEAHAEESASDRQRLWVWCEAAYSPDPLLIAEPVTERLRQLELSQFKDAAIVIQVHGEDTPDWSLRVDLTPADEMLREWARWGDEGAIARLLDAALREQAAAVTMERKDESLHCIMRSRLTAEPPAIPDEAAVMAAIAPLLEELAPQGVHRLMVYGQAPDADTPDWVRCLNLPALEHPDLAIAPTELAKQGNLAALAYLLTRLLNPDLEAQLATGGIRIQALQRDQLLHIMADAPICPTRRQVVPQILDFLEVVNLSDIKGLRLYGRRAGQQRPAWSFGKDLEARPAIVPKAESMFAVSDQYVGDLLSPSEGDESNAEAESRAIARAFQTAWQQGRDQVRQFLYDTQLVVPQQELTRTPTPLTAEDSQDAVKIGLVWATVGILLALQVDWVFGQLVKPGPVADNRNAASAAETSESVVNTAANDALTDDAWERQDWLAEQQLPALPGPDADESTAATDSVFNDEQLVASPDRSLAPTTDLLSHSPYPSFRSQQMDEKLALYHQLLAESGPPDVLVIGSSRALRGVDPAALQRELAALGQGELSVFNFGVNGSTAQVVDLTIRRVLKPDQLPRIIIWADGARAFNSGRTDITFNAIEASDGYRELGRRNPEVVTANADDPDAVVNVTDDEPQAIGEALRGSYQALDQTLSDQLGERSAIYPDRDELKAFVRDRLLTPLTASISSSPDAASSPNTSDLAIPEGSQIDFDGFLALDVRFNPATYFQLYARVAGAYDSDYEDFALEGKQTAAFEQLLDYTQQRNIPVIFVNTPLTDEYLDGYRSDAEEDFQRLMLRYSATEEDFIFRDLGQVWTNRYDYFSDPSHLNRYGAYQVSLRLAQDPMIPWPRARDLSAANPDRLSP; translated from the coding sequence ATGACTGCCAAGCCGTTTACCAAGCCGCCGATGCCCAATGCTGAGCAATCCCTCAATGACTGGATTGCTCACCTGTTTGCCTCGAATGCCCGTGTCCAAATGCGGCTGCGGGGTAATGTCTTGCATGTCTTGACTGAAACGCCCCATCGCTTACATCAGTCGGGAGCGGTGACGCGATTGGTCGATGCCCTCATGCATCATCCGGCTGGCACGGACGTCATTACCACGGTTTATCCCCAGGCTTATCAGCTCTACATTTACAGTCGCCGTCGCGGTCACTCGCAGCCCGACTGGACAGCACCGATTTATCTCAATCGTTTAGAGCACCATCAGGTGCAGCTGCAGCAGCAGGCCGGGGCGTCGCTCAAAATTGCGGATGCGGTGCAACACGATGGGGCTGCCCCTAATGGCGTCCCGTCTGGGGTGAACGACCCGTTACCCGATGACTCGACCACTGCCATTGTGCTGTCGCATTTAAGTCTGGCTAAGCAGGGCGATGCCGACGCGATCGCTTGGTACCTCAGCGAAGTCTTGAGCTCCCTCGATGTGGGGGTTTGGGTGAGTGTGCGGGCGGCGTCGCGCCCCGTGCCAGGACATCCTGACGCGACCACTGACACAGAAGCGCATGCCGAGGAGAGTGCCAGCGATCGCCAACGGCTCTGGGTGTGGTGCGAGGCGGCGTATAGCCCTGACCCGCTGTTGATTGCGGAACCCGTGACGGAACGACTGCGGCAGCTCGAATTGTCGCAGTTCAAAGATGCGGCCATTGTCATTCAGGTGCATGGCGAAGATACGCCAGATTGGAGTCTGCGTGTTGACTTGACGCCGGCTGATGAGATGTTGCGGGAATGGGCGCGTTGGGGAGACGAAGGGGCCATTGCCCGATTGCTCGACGCTGCCCTCCGGGAGCAGGCAGCAGCCGTCACGATGGAGCGCAAGGATGAGAGTCTGCACTGCATCATGCGATCGCGGCTCACCGCAGAGCCGCCCGCGATTCCCGATGAAGCGGCTGTCATGGCGGCGATTGCGCCGTTGTTGGAAGAGTTGGCTCCCCAAGGGGTGCATCGACTCATGGTGTACGGTCAGGCCCCGGACGCCGACACCCCTGATTGGGTCCGCTGCCTGAACCTACCGGCTTTGGAGCATCCTGACCTGGCGATCGCGCCGACCGAGTTGGCGAAACAGGGCAATTTAGCAGCGTTAGCATATTTGTTGACGCGCTTGTTAAATCCTGACTTGGAGGCCCAACTCGCGACTGGGGGCATTCGTATTCAGGCGTTGCAGCGCGATCAGCTACTCCACATCATGGCCGATGCGCCGATTTGTCCAACCCGGCGACAAGTGGTGCCGCAAATTCTAGATTTTCTAGAAGTCGTTAATCTGTCCGACATCAAGGGGTTGCGGTTATACGGTCGGCGCGCCGGGCAACAGCGTCCCGCCTGGAGTTTTGGCAAAGACTTGGAGGCCCGACCGGCGATCGTTCCCAAGGCCGAGTCGATGTTTGCGGTCTCCGATCAATATGTGGGCGATTTGCTGTCGCCGTCTGAAGGGGATGAGTCCAATGCCGAAGCCGAGTCGCGAGCGATCGCTCGTGCCTTCCAAACTGCTTGGCAGCAGGGCCGCGATCAGGTACGCCAATTTTTGTACGACACGCAGCTCGTGGTGCCCCAACAAGAGTTGACCCGCACGCCGACCCCCCTGACCGCCGAAGACAGCCAGGATGCCGTCAAAATCGGTCTGGTGTGGGCGACTGTCGGCATCTTGTTGGCCTTACAAGTTGATTGGGTGTTTGGGCAGTTGGTGAAGCCAGGGCCAGTGGCTGATAACCGGAACGCCGCGAGTGCGGCTGAAACCAGCGAGTCGGTGGTCAACACGGCGGCTAACGATGCCCTGACCGATGATGCATGGGAACGCCAAGACTGGTTGGCCGAGCAGCAGTTACCGGCACTCCCTGGACCGGACGCCGATGAATCAACGGCAGCCACGGATTCGGTTTTCAACGATGAACAGTTGGTTGCGAGTCCCGATCGCTCCCTGGCTCCCACTACCGATCTCCTGTCTCACTCCCCGTATCCCTCCTTCCGCAGTCAGCAGATGGATGAAAAGCTGGCGCTGTACCATCAGCTTTTGGCGGAGTCCGGGCCGCCTGATGTGCTAGTGATTGGCAGTTCACGGGCTTTGCGCGGGGTTGATCCGGCGGCGTTGCAGCGCGAGTTGGCCGCTTTAGGGCAGGGCGAACTGAGCGTGTTCAATTTCGGGGTCAATGGCTCCACTGCTCAAGTTGTGGATCTGACGATTCGCCGTGTACTGAAGCCTGATCAACTGCCGCGCATCATCATTTGGGCCGATGGGGCGCGGGCGTTTAACAGTGGTCGCACGGATATCACGTTCAATGCGATCGAAGCTTCAGACGGCTATCGCGAACTGGGTCGCCGCAATCCCGAAGTGGTCACCGCTAATGCTGATGATCCCGATGCGGTAGTCAATGTGACTGATGACGAACCCCAAGCCATTGGGGAGGCGCTGCGAGGTAGTTACCAGGCGCTTGATCAGACCTTGAGTGACCAACTGGGAGAGCGCTCTGCCATTTATCCAGACCGTGACGAATTGAAAGCCTTTGTCCGCGATCGCCTGCTGACCCCCCTGACCGCTTCTATCAGCTCCTCGCCCGATGCGGCTTCCAGTCCCAATACCTCTGACCTCGCCATTCCCGAAGGGAGCCAAATCGACTTTGACGGTTTCCTGGCCTTGGACGTGCGGTTCAACCCTGCTACCTATTTTCAGCTGTATGCCCGGGTGGCGGGTGCTTACGATAGCGACTACGAAGACTTTGCCTTGGAAGGCAAACAAACCGCTGCCTTTGAGCAATTGCTGGACTATACCCAGCAGCGAAACATTCCCGTCATTTTCGTGAATACGCCGCTGACTGACGAATATTTGGATGGCTATCGCAGCGATGCCGAAGAGGATTTTCAGCGACTCATGCTGCGCTATTCCGCCACCGAAGAGGATTTCATCTTCCGTGATCTGGGGCAAGTCTGGACCAATCGTTACGATTACTTCTCTGATCCCAGCCATTTGAATCGCTATGGGGCTTATCAGGTATCGTTGCGGTTGGCTCAGGATCCCATGATCCCCTGGCCCCGTGCCCGTGATTTGTCTGCTGCTAATCCTGATCGTCTGTCGCCATGA